In the Phycisphaerae bacterium genome, ACGCCCCGGCTGGCCGGATGGGCCGCCGGGTGGTTGGTGACGAGGCTGCGGCCCTCGGTCAGCACCTGACCGTAGAGGCCCCGCACGGGCAGATCGAGCAGGCGTCGATGGCCGCTCGGATCGAGTTTGGCGCACTGGTCCCATCCGGGGTTGCTGATGGCGACGTCACGGAGCAGGCCATCGGATCCGATCTCGCCGATCAGTCCGAACCGGCTGCCGGTGATCTCCTCGGCCACGGCCAGCGCCACCGTGCCCAACTGCGCCGTGGTATCACAGCCGATCGCCTCGCGAAACACCTGGTTGATCGCCCGCACAAGCCGGCCCTGCCGGGCGGTGGTCTCCTCGGCTGCCTTGCGCTGGCGGATATCGATCCCGATACCGATCGACGTGCCGTCGGCCAATCGGATGTTCGCCCATGAGATATCAACGACGGTCCCGTCCTTCGCCGTGGTCTTGAGGTCACGCCAGCCTTGCTCCAGGCGCAGCATATAATCGGTCACCTCTTGGCGATAGACCGGATCGGGATAAACCTTGGCCACGAAGTCACCTTCGGCGGCGTCCTCTTCGGTCCAGCCCAGCAGGCTACGCGTGTGGGCGTTGAACCGGAAGGTCTGAAGCTGCGGGTCCCAGATGCACAGGCACACCGGGATGTTGTCGGTGATAGCGATGAACAAGTCACGCTGGGCCTGGAGGGCCGTCTCCACAGCCTTGCGTTCGCTGATGTCGTGAGCGATCACGGTCGCGCCGAGGGGTCTGCCGTTCTCATCGGCGGTGAACGTCACGTCCAGGATGACGTCGATGCGGCGGCCGTCTTTGGTCTTGATTCTGTATTCGACGTTCCGGTCCGGCTCCTTGCCCTTAAGCCACATGGCGATCCGGGCTTGGAACCGATCCGCACCGTCGCCTTCCAGCAGATCGAATGGGTTGGAGGCCAACAGTTCCTCGCGGGTGTACCCGAGCATCTGGCACATGGCGTCATTGACCGAGGTGAACCTGCGGGTGCGAAAGTCGATCTCGTAGATGCCCGAGGGAGCGCAGCGGACAAGTTCGCGGTATTTCCGCTCCGCCTCCTGGAGAGCCGCTTCGGCTGCTTTGCGCTCCGTGATATCGCGATTGGTGGCCCGCCGCCCGCGCCACGTTCCATCGCGGTCAAAGACGGGCTGACAGTAGTGGCTGACCCAGCAGACCGAACCCTCCCTGGCGATGATTCGAAAGTCCAGCGACAAAACGCCCGCCTCCGGGCGCATCGCCTCGGCCACATGCTGTCGCACCCTCGCCCGGTCCTCCGGATGAACGATCCGGAAGAACAGACCGCGATCGGACGCGAAGTCCTCGGGACCATAGCCAGTGGTCCCCCGGCAGGACGGGGTTGTACAGAGGGACTCACCTTTGGGACCGATCCAGAACTCCCAATCGTAGGTGAAATCGACCATCGTCCGAAACCGCCGCTCGGACTCCCGGAGTTCACGTTCGGCGTCCCACACGCTGTTCAAATCGTGATAGCTGGCCATGGCCAGGGTGACACGGCCGCCCTCCTGTCGGACCGGGCCGGCACTGCAACTGACAGACAAGCTGCTGCCGCTGCCGCGGTGACGGATCTCAAGTTCGATATCGGTCAGCGTTTCGCCCCGGAGCGCCCGGGCCAGCGGCCACTGGTCTTCCGGCAGCGGGGTTCCGGTGGAGTCCCGTATTTCGACCAGTTCGCGGCGATGGTCATAGGCGCTCTGGGCGTCGTGAAAGTCGTTGGGGCCGAATAGCTTCAAGGCTGACGGGTTCATCCGCACCACGCGTCTCGCCCTATCGACCACCACCACGGCCTCACGCATGGTGTTAAGGACGGCCTCCAGGTCCACGGCCTTCAAGTCCGGCTGTGAACCCGGCGTACCACCTGCTGAACTTGGTCCGAAGATCGCTGGCGGCGTCAGTGCCGGTGTCGCCGCTCTGGATGCTTCGGAATCACGGACTTTGGCCGCTCGCTTGCCGGTCATAATCGACTGCAACCTCCCGCCTCAGCCACTCTCAGAAACCAGTGCGTTGCCACCCCCGCAACGCTCGCCCATGCGCACAAACGGAGCCCACCAAGGAGGTCAAGGGTGTGATTATAGCCGATGCTCTGGCCAAGTCCAAGTCTGAAGGCAATGGATTGGCATGTCCAGTATGGCTTTACAGCAGCAACTGCATTTGGGACCGATCAGGACTCACGAATGCCATCGGCCAAAGCGGGGCTGAGCTGCGGCGTGAGCTGCGGCGGATGGACCAGGCGGTAGTGCAGCCGGTCGGCGACCCATCGCCAGGAGAACTCGATTGGTCCAGCGGGCGTGGGAACGACCGCGGCGGACCCGGACCCGGCTGAGACGACCGGATCGACGACGAACCGCCGGAAACCGGGCTCCAGCGGCCGGATGCCCGTCAGGTAGGCGTGGTAGAGGTAGACCGGGATGGCGGACCAGCCGTGGCACAGGCTGCCCGCGTGGTCGAAATCCTCAGCCCCTTGAAGCGTCTCCCAGAAACTCGTGGCGCCCTGACGGAGCATGCCGGACCACTGATCGGCCACCGTCTGGAAGACCCAGCCGCCGTACCGCGGAGCGTCCTGCAGCAGGGCCCAAAACTTGTAGAGCGATTGGCTGAGCGTGGTGGCGACCAGTTCCGTGTCGCTGCGGGCGAGGTGCCGGCGAAGGGCGTCGGTCAGGTTGTCTGGGCAGGCGTCGATGCAGAGGGCCAGAGATTGGGTCAACTCGGCCCAATGATCCGGCGCGTCACAGCCGACGTAGGTCTTGTAGAGCTCGCGCTCGGTGTTCCAGAACTTGGCGTGGAAGCCCGCCCGGACACGTCGGGCCTGTTGTGCGATCCGCTCGGCTGCGGTCGGGTCGTCGGCCGCCCGCGCCAACCGGACGGCGGCGTCGAGGGCCATCACGAAGCATGCATTGAGCGGGGCGTCGAATCGAACGCCGTCCACAAAGACCCGCTCGTAGCCGGGT is a window encoding:
- a CDS encoding PAS domain S-box protein, with product MDLEAVLNTMREAVVVVDRARRVVRMNPSALKLFGPNDFHDAQSAYDHRRELVEIRDSTGTPLPEDQWPLARALRGETLTDIELEIRHRGSGSSLSVSCSAGPVRQEGGRVTLAMASYHDLNSVWDAERELRESERRFRTMVDFTYDWEFWIGPKGESLCTTPSCRGTTGYGPEDFASDRGLFFRIVHPEDRARVRQHVAEAMRPEAGVLSLDFRIIAREGSVCWVSHYCQPVFDRDGTWRGRRATNRDITERKAAEAALQEAERKYRELVRCAPSGIYEIDFRTRRFTSVNDAMCQMLGYTREELLASNPFDLLEGDGADRFQARIAMWLKGKEPDRNVEYRIKTKDGRRIDVILDVTFTADENGRPLGATVIAHDISERKAVETALQAQRDLFIAITDNIPVCLCIWDPQLQTFRFNAHTRSLLGWTEEDAAEGDFVAKVYPDPVYRQEVTDYMLRLEQGWRDLKTTAKDGTVVDISWANIRLADGTSIGIGIDIRQRKAAEETTARQGRLVRAINQVFREAIGCDTTAQLGTVALAVAEEITGSRFGLIGEIGSDGLLRDVAISNPGWDQCAKLDPSGHRRLLDLPVRGLYGQVLTEGRSLVTNHPAAHPASRGV